In the Hermetia illucens chromosome 1, iHerIll2.2.curated.20191125, whole genome shotgun sequence genome, TAAAGCGCTTCGAAGAAAGCAACTCACTTATGAATTCGAATGCATTGGTCGTGGTGTCCCTGTGTCGCGATCATGACGTCAGCCTCGTCCAGGACGAACACTCGAATCTTCTTTAGGTCGAACACTTTATACTTAATACCCCAATCCATGACTTTTCCCGGCGTTCCAATAATGATGTGATCGGTGAGCTTCTCTCTCCCAACTGAAATGAAATCTTGTCAGCGCCTTAAGCAGCGTAGAACATTCTGGCTCACCTTCTTCGCCTCGCACGGCGTACTTCAGCTTGATTTCTGGACAGAATTGAGCCATCCGTGCGGCGACTTCGCCTGTTTGTATGGCCAACTCATAGGTAGGCGAAAggcacagaacctgcaaaagAGAATAACTTCTCAATGGAGCCACTCGTCAGTGTATCCTCACTGGCTGCCCTACCTGCGGATAATCCTTCTTGGGATCAACCCGGCTCAACATGGCGAGGACGAAAGCCGCAGTTTTTCCCGTTCCTGACTGGCTTTGTGCAATCATATTCTGCGGCGGATCGGCTAGCAGTGTCGGAAGTGCAGTTTCCTGGTAAATTCCAATTTTGTTcgaatagaaaaatatttcaagagCAGAACGCGAGTTACCTGAATTTTTGAAGGAGCATTGAATCCCATGGCGTAGACTCCCTTTAGTAACTCCGGCTTCCTGCAACGATAGATGAATATGAGAAAGTGTCTGGGACGAGATCCATGAGCCAACTCACAGGTGCAGCGCTTCGAATGTCTTCACCGAGTACAAGGGCGAATTCGGGTCCTTGCGCTGAATTTCTAAATCCTGTTTCGATTCGACCAGCCCTTTCCGAATAATTTTCATAAGAAGGCTGGTCTCCGCCGCACTATAAGCAAAAACACAAGTCATTAAGAAATCCACGGTTGGCGCAGTTCAAGGAGGTCACCTGGCGGAATCAGCTTGATCCTCTTCCCTCTTTCCATCTCCCGCCTCGGGTTTGCGGCCAGCGGCATTCTCATTTTCCAGCTTCAACTTGTCCACCTGCAATCACCCGAAATGCCAAATTATTGCACGTCAGGCGGTTTACATTCAAAAGAGAAATTTGCGAAAACCCAGTAACGGCGTATTGAGGTTAGACGCCCGGGGAAGAACGCACTTACGAGATTCGAGATTTCCTGGTCCTCGGCCTTCTTCACCCAGTTGCTGTCTTTTTTCTCACTCATTGTGGAGGCTTCCGTGCACGTGTGGATTTACGGGGATACTGGAAATTCGCCGTTTGATATGCGATGGAATGTCCGCAATCTAGTTTCCGATCGACCACTGCCACTTTGCCGATTCCGGGCAAACTTTTGCTTTGTTCTTGTTGGGAACTGTCAGCTTGCTGTCGTTGGGTTGACAGTCAGGGTTGAACTCTGCGCAGGCAGCCGGCATCGAATGGTAAATGCATTTAGCGCGGACAGACACCTTCGCAACCGacatttattaaatttaatattaaaaaaGGGATCAGAAGATGCGGCGTTCTAATTTCTAAATGTGTATACCAGTAAGATGAAAGCTTCAAAGAAATAATTTAACATCAGCTAAGTGACTTACCAGCACACCGTTCCAAAATTCATTATACTTAAGAGCCCCCTAGCGGTTCGAATCAAAGATGATATTGTCTAATCCTAAAATGGGATTCCCCGGTTGTTGTAATTAGCAGGAATTATACAGTGCCCGACAAAAAATGCTCGCACTCAACACTTTTATAACTCCCCCTTTTTAATTAAGTCTAGACAACATTAGTCTCGCCTACAAAACGATTATCATATTCAGATTTAGGTCAATAGTAGTTTGCTTTTATATTTGGAAGAAGAGAGAGTGAAACCCCTAACTTTGTGTGAAAAATATGTCAGGAAGGAAAAAGTTAATTGTTGTGGAAAAGGCCATATTCTCGTTTTGCGGGAATAGGGTGATAGTAATAGGGAAATAGGGAGACAAATCAATTGAGGCAGgtaatagattttttttaaaaggtaTGCCAGAGATGGCAATCTGGGACGAAAACAAGGGAGCGGGAGGAAGCAGGTGATTACTCCCCGGGCCAGGTGGTTATTAGAGCGAGCGTCCTTGCGAGATAGAATGGCAACTGCTTCTCAATTACTTACTGAATTGCTGGAAGGAGAAAATGTATCAGTTAGTGAGAGAACGGTGCAGCGACGGTTGAATGAATTAGGACTCAGAGCTCGAAGACTAGCAAAAAAGCTGATTTTAACAAAGACTATGCTAGAAAAAGGCTGAATTGGGTATTGGAACGACGTGGCTGAACTGTGGACGATTGAAGGTGAGTTGTGTTCTCTAATGAGtagaaattaaattttctggAATCTGACAGTCCGTCCCCAGTGCGAAGAAGAAAAGCAGAGATTTGACCCCCAGTGTGTTGTACGAACTGCACGCCATTTCCCCCAAAAATGATGTAGGGATACATAACATCTAAAGGAATTGGTTGTTTTTCGTTTCTAAGCGGTGCTGTCGAGACACTGCATGATCATTTTGATGAAGTAAAGTTTCAGGACGATTCGGTTCCGTGTCATAGAGCTGGTACTGTAAGTAGACGAATTTTTTCTCTTGTCAAATTTTTTAACTCTTTTATCCTCAATTGGGTTCTTATTCGCAGGTAACATCTTGGAAAAATTAGCTTGGCATACAGTCGCTGCCATGGCCAGAAAACAGTCCAGATTTGAACCCCATAGAGAACTTATGGGCGTTCATGAAGCGGCGACTGCAACAAAGGTCGATAAGGAACAATTCAAATCTAGAAAAAACTTTAGAAAACATATGGCTTAATCACGAATTGGAAAGATCATACGAAATACTAAAgcccgaaaataaaaaaaaaagcggaaattaatttcttctaatttgGCATTTATAAATGCGTTCATTTATCTACTTTAATTAAGGGattcatcccgtgtgtcggatccgagaaatcgaatttttgtttggcatcaattgtatctagatatagtgtagaatacatgggcaaagtgatttttgatattcggagtcgttcggaaattatagtgttaaacacgtgacaaGCCacttgccagatttatgtcgatcaccgtaataaagctcgtatttatcagtccgaatgacgttcgaatgactgcgctaaaaggacaaggctgtccatgtgtttcttcaaaaaatctaAAGGTTTGtaaattaggtatagcagattaatggttagctaaggttttatgactaaaaatcgcattctactttttaaatgcgtgtttctcgaaactgcatgttaaaaatcggcagcccaaaatctatccaacgaaattctctgaaattttcacgacttattcagaacatatttctacggtccgcaaactaggataattgcgatttattcagttgttttttttgtattcattgaaaaatccgtgaaaaacaccaaaaaacaCAACAAAGTTTAACGCGGCAGCAAaactttagcttttaatattttttaataatcctagttcctAGACACGCCAAGGATGCGAAtaatatccaagtgaaaccgtCAATAGTTTGAGCTTAAGCTAGgataaagctaaattattgtttgtcgctatattttttaaatacttgggtgccatgccccaaacaagggattcgtggaccaaaaaacctgagagtaagttgctctccatttggtccggtccaacatcaagtggatgtggacttaggattctTCAATTACCTTAAACAATGTTTGTATGTTTCAATGAAATTTGCGAGTTGTATTCAATTAAGATAGATACGTGCGAGCGGTATTCAATTTACATATGGATAAGTTAATGcacgtatgcttttgtgcacgaagtaataTTGACAGGTTTTTGATTAAACGCATAAATATTCgtatatgtatgcatcagtGTGTGGTAGAGGCAACGTTtacttgtttaggatgagcacaatatctacctttaatatgtaaatatatcttgaagtttggaaatatatgaggaAATGTTTTGAATTCTTAACTATGCATAGCAAGTTTAAGACCAAAGAGGAACATTAAATCTCTCTACCTGAGGTACCCAGCTTCcgttattccgacttgtttttatgattctattggctttcattcgaacgtcattttattgttttcgctAGTTTTAGTAAGTTGTTGTGTTTATTACCGATAAACCTAGTTCTTATCAATGACTTCAGGCACACCTTGTTAACCTTCGAGCTTTACCCTTCAGATATCTTTACCCCCAAGATACGTGCCACCCGGTGAGGTCACCGCCGAGGATGATGGGCTCGAAATTGGTCGTGTTTTCCCAGAGTTTGGACATAATGGGAACGAGGTGGCGACCTGTGCTGCCCGGGAAGTAGAAACAGCCGAGTAGTACTCAGAGGACGCCTCCACCCCTAACAGGAAGCCTGACTACTGCTAACAGGTAGTTTGATGCCAACACGCCCGATGGGATGCTATTTGCCTTAAGTCCCGATCTGACTGGCTGTGCCTTTACCCGCCTTTGCGGAAAGTAATGTAACCGGGAGCATGTAGTTTTACGTTGGGGGTTTCTTCGAGTCTAGTTTCGTTTATGAGAGTGAAATTGGGATCGGAATCCTTGAAGAGCTTGTGCAAAGCGAAACGTTTGTCGTTAGAAATGAGCAAATTAGTGTTGAGTGTGAGCAACTTAGTTTTGATTGCCCAGCAATTTGAAGGAGAATTGTAAGTATGCTTCCGGTTTGTCTTCAGGGGAGAGACGGATGTAGTTGTGGTAGAAGTCAAAGATTGTGTTCCACAGGGAGGAGAATAACATGTTGAATAGGGTCATGGCTCCCATAGCCCCTGGCGATGGAAAAATGTGGGGGCGATGTAGAGCTAAAGATTTCGAGTCTTCTTCGATCCTTGGCCATTGCGGCGCAAGACGGGGTCAGTGAAGGACGGGTGGTCCAGTTGGAATGAGGCAGAGGGCTAGTCTGAGACGCGCGAACAGCGGAAAGTCTGTCAACAGGGATGAGGGAAGAACGGAGCAGTGCGTGACTCTTTTAGCTCTCTTTTGGCGTTGGATTGATTACAGCCTACGGAGGCATTTGGAGAAGTTGGCTGGGTGACCCAGTTTGCGCATTTGAAGGGCGCCGCTGATTCCTTGCCagcgttgtcttgtacagtcgAACGGGGGCAGTTCCAAGAAACCTGTGGGCCTGCGTAATTGTCGCTTCTGGGGTCGTATCCGCAGTTTGAGAAAacgtggccaaattgttggcaGTTAAAACATTGGCTGACGTCCCCTTTTCTGGGTTTCTCCCAGCTGATCCGCTGATGAAGTAAGATATTTTGTTTAGTAATTATATGGGCATCTGCCTCGGAATTGAAGGTCACACGGAATGGGCTTAAGTTGGTGTCGTTGGCTCGTGACCACGGCGTGGAAAGCCTTAATACGCGGATCGCCATAACCTGTGTTAACTCCTTAATTTCCGATGCCACGTCTTCTGGAATGAATTCGTGAGAGGAGATTCCTCTGAAGATGAAAGTTGGCTTCCTCTCCTCTTTCAAGATGAAGGAATGACCTTCCAGTTTGGCGATATTGATTAGGTGGAGAAGTTTCTTATAGATATTGGAACAATTGAGCAATTGACTTTGAGCCTGTCGGCTGAATGGTTGGTAATCTTAAATTTGGCATTTTCGTCGATGTTCTTGATAGCAACAACCAGTACCCTGGTAGTCAAGCCATACAGAAAAGTCGGAGGGAGAAAGCTAATtctattcttatctttaacTATCGGTGGGCTGGCATGTCCGCTGATTTCGAAATTCCGGGACATGAGTGCTTCGCTTTGGTAAGGGTCTTACCGGCCGAATGTAGAAGCTGTGGTGATGTTAAAATTGGCCAGACCATGCCCAGCGATAGTGTAAGCTGCTTCCGTGTCCTTTACACGCTGCTGTTTAGTGTCCCTCGAGTAAGGATAGGTTCCGCACTCGCAACACGATGCTTCACTTTGCTATCGAGAAGGCACGGGGATTGAATCTCCAACTGACACTGGTTTACCGTTAAAATTGCTATGGAATTATATGAACTGCTGATATAATTATATGAACTGAAATACGAAACATAGTAAAGGGTACTCTAGGTAATGCATTTTAATTGATAATTGATCGTAAAATTATAGATCATATTATTATATAACATGCACGAAATTGGAAGCTTTCCGAGTACTTGGAAGA is a window encoding:
- the LOC119649314 gene encoding DEAD-box helicase Dbp80, producing the protein MSEKKDSNWVKKAEDQEISNLVDKLKLENENAAGRKPEAGDGKREEDQADSASAAETSLLMKIIRKGLVESKQDLEIQRKDPNSPLYSVKTFEALHLKPELLKGVYAMGFNAPSKIQETALPTLLADPPQNMIAQSQSGTGKTAAFVLAMLSRVDPKKDYPQVLCLSPTYELAIQTGEVAARMAQFCPEIKLKYAVRGEEVGREKLTDHIIIGTPGKVMDWGIKYKVFDLKKIRVFVLDEADVMIATQGHHDQCIRIHKQLSKSCQMMFFSATYDKEVMDFAQYIVPNPIIIKLRREQESLDNIKQYYVRCKDQDEKYKAIQNIYGGITVGQAIIFCHTRKTATWLSGKMSQDGHSVAVLSGELTVEQRLLVLDRFRDGLEKVLITTNVLSRGIDVEQVTIVVNFDLPMDGHGRADCETYLHRIGRTGRFGKNGIAINLVDSDKSMNICKAIEKHFKKKIELLDADNSDEIEKIGTE